A single region of the Triticum dicoccoides isolate Atlit2015 ecotype Zavitan chromosome 2B, WEW_v2.0, whole genome shotgun sequence genome encodes:
- the LOC119366894 gene encoding ribosomal protein S2, mitochondrial-like, whose protein sequence is MTMLSIVCTKLLCTNAHLGRRVADHHFKVYIRGSRNGIAILKTLICLRNALHFIGSPSRQKGRSFFLKTNHLFIYEITEEMASYLRSYLRNVNSHCFDDSQWKIGAFLTNSFANKKKFRSRKKKINFGLNQQPDCVVILNADRKSSVILEADRSQIPIPSLVDSTIPWESYKRITYPIPANDPIQFVYLFRHSIMKTVILEQNAISREAQSLRVTLSTGKSAGGMRSACYSTSSSSPIDEEENRAKALLEMRKTYPSGDGADADANAHKAVLQAISQNSFFFVELITRFGPIDSESDRGVAGSHLAFAHRIEEILEFHGKSSGSLKDLIDLKLDLEDASKREEILLPYFSSKKEAKS, encoded by the coding sequence ATGACAATGCTTTCGATAGTCTGTACTAAATTACTTTGTACGAATGCACATCTCGGCCGTCGGGTAGCTGATCACCATTTCAAAGTCTATATCCGTGGTTCAAGAAATGGAATTGCTATTCTAAAGACACTGATTTGTTTACGAAACGCTCTTCATTTTATAGGATCTCCCAGTCGTCAAAAAGGCCGTTCCTTCTTTTTAAAGAccaatcatttatttatttatgagataACGGAAGAAATGGCGAGCTATTTAAGAAGCTATTTAAGAAATGTGAATTCTCATTGTTTCGATGATTCTCAATGGAAGATCGGGGCGTTTTTGACCAATTCTTTTGCAAATAAAAAAAAATTCCGTTCAAGAAAGAAGAAGATCAATTTTGGGTTGAACCAACAACCTGATTGTGTGGTTATTCTGAATGCAGATAGAAAGTCTTCGGTCATACTGGAAGCTGATCGATCACAAATACCTATTCCATCCTTAGTTGATTCTACGATCCCATGGGAATCCTATAAAAGAATCACTTATCCCATCCCAGCGAATGATCCTATACAGTTTGTATATCTATTTCGTCATTCGATCATGAAAACAGTGATTCTTGAACAGAATGCGATTAGTAGAGAAGCGCAATCTCTCAGAGTCACTTTGAGTACGGGGAAGTCCGCAGGAGGGATGAGATCCGCCTGCTActccacctcttcttcttccccaatagacgAAGAAGAAAATAGGGCCAAGGCGCTATTGGAGATGCGCAAAACATATCCATCGGGAGATGGCGCTGACGCTGACGCTAACGCTCACAAGGCGGTTTTGCAGGCAATTTcacaaaatagtttttttttcgtTGAGCTCATAACCCGGTTTGGGCCGATTGACTCTGAGAGCGATCGAGGGGTCGCGGGCTCACACCTTGCTTTTGCGCATAGGATCGAGGAGATCCTAGAATTTCATGGAAAGAGCAGCGGCTCTCTGAAAGACCTCATTGATCTGAAATTGGATTTGGAAGACGCCTCTAAAAGAGAGGAGATTCTACTTCCATATTTTTCCTCCAAAAAAGAGGCAAAGTCCTAG